One segment of Streptosporangium brasiliense DNA contains the following:
- a CDS encoding aldehyde dehydrogenase family protein, protein MRHLYLNGAWRASASGESIDVVNPATEETIDRVPAGSPADVEAAVAAARAALPGWSSTAPAERGKVLNAAAELIRERSDQIARIITTDMGAPYNVALKVQTLMPAGVLASYGQLAETYDFEGGRVGNSRIFREPAGVVAAITPWNYPLHQIVCKVAPALAAGCTVVLKPSEVAPLAAFALAGIFDEVGLPAGVFNMVSGYGPVVGEALVTHPDVDMVSFTGSTRAGRRVASLAAETVKRVALELGGKSASLVLPDADLPAAVKVTVANAFLNSGQTCSAWTRMIVHRDQYDDAVRLAVEAAGKYPLGDPFDELTRLGPLVSAAQRDRVVRYINRGQEEGARLVAGGADRPLDRGFYVEPTVFAGVEPGMVIEQEEIFGPVLTIIPYTRGEDEAVTIANGTPYGLAGAVWAGGEERAVAVARRLRTGQVSVNGGQFNPRAPFGGYKQSGLGRELGEFGLEEYLEIKSVQL, encoded by the coding sequence ATGCGTCACCTTTATCTGAACGGAGCTTGGCGGGCATCGGCGTCGGGCGAGAGCATCGACGTCGTCAACCCCGCGACCGAGGAGACGATCGACAGGGTCCCGGCGGGCTCGCCCGCCGACGTCGAGGCCGCCGTCGCCGCAGCCCGCGCGGCCCTGCCCGGGTGGTCGAGCACGGCCCCGGCCGAACGGGGCAAGGTCCTCAACGCGGCGGCCGAGCTGATACGAGAACGCTCCGACCAGATAGCCAGGATCATCACCACGGACATGGGCGCGCCCTACAACGTGGCGCTGAAGGTGCAGACGCTGATGCCCGCCGGGGTGCTGGCCTCCTACGGCCAGCTGGCCGAGACCTACGACTTCGAGGGCGGGCGGGTCGGCAACTCCCGCATCTTCCGGGAGCCGGCCGGTGTGGTCGCCGCCATCACGCCGTGGAACTACCCGCTCCACCAGATCGTGTGCAAGGTGGCCCCGGCGCTCGCCGCGGGCTGCACGGTGGTGCTCAAGCCCAGCGAGGTGGCGCCGCTGGCGGCCTTCGCGCTGGCCGGGATCTTCGACGAGGTCGGGCTGCCCGCCGGGGTGTTCAACATGGTGAGCGGCTACGGCCCGGTGGTGGGCGAGGCCCTGGTCACCCACCCCGACGTGGACATGGTGTCGTTCACCGGTTCCACCCGGGCGGGGCGGCGGGTCGCCTCGCTCGCGGCCGAGACGGTCAAGCGGGTGGCCCTGGAGCTCGGCGGCAAGTCGGCCAGCCTGGTGCTGCCGGACGCCGACCTGCCCGCGGCGGTCAAGGTGACCGTGGCCAACGCCTTCCTCAACTCGGGCCAGACCTGCTCGGCCTGGACACGCATGATCGTCCACCGCGACCAGTACGACGACGCCGTCCGGCTCGCCGTCGAGGCGGCGGGGAAATACCCCCTCGGCGACCCCTTCGACGAGCTCACCCGCCTCGGCCCGCTGGTCTCCGCCGCCCAGCGCGACCGGGTCGTCCGCTACATCAACCGGGGCCAGGAAGAGGGCGCCCGGCTGGTCGCCGGAGGCGCCGACCGGCCCCTGGACCGGGGCTTCTACGTGGAGCCCACGGTGTTCGCCGGGGTGGAGCCGGGGATGGTGATCGAGCAGGAAGAGATCTTCGGCCCGGTCCTGACGATCATCCCCTACACCCGCGGCGAGGACGAGGCCGTCACCATCGCCAACGGCACGCCGTACGGCCTGGCCGGCGCGGTGTGGGCGGGCGGGGAGGAGCGCGCGGTCGCCGTCGCCAGGCGGCTGCGCACCGGCCAGGTGTCCGTCAACGGCGGCCAGTTCAACCCCCGCGCCCCCTTCGGGGGCTACAAGCAGTCGGGGCTGGGGCGCGAGCTGGGCGAGTTCGGGCTTGAGGAGTATCTGGAGATCAAGTCGGTCCAGCTCTGA
- the def gene encoding peptide deformylase has protein sequence MRDIRVVGDPVLRTPAEPIVDFDRDLRRLIDEMFDAMYAAQGVGLAGPQIGVSKRVFVYDCSNRKGHLINPVLTVDDDAEVVDEEGCLSVPGRETGTPIYARTPRAAGVTVRGSDRLGRPVQVKARGLLARCFQHETDHLDGMLYVDRLAKDAARKVLLQAP, from the coding sequence ATGCGTGACATCCGAGTGGTCGGGGATCCGGTCCTGCGCACGCCCGCCGAGCCGATCGTCGACTTCGACCGCGATCTGCGCCGCCTGATCGACGAGATGTTCGACGCGATGTACGCCGCTCAGGGGGTCGGCCTGGCCGGTCCGCAGATCGGCGTGTCGAAGCGGGTCTTCGTCTACGACTGCAGCAACCGCAAGGGCCACCTGATCAACCCCGTGCTGACGGTCGACGACGACGCGGAGGTCGTCGACGAGGAGGGGTGCCTGTCGGTCCCCGGCCGCGAGACCGGCACCCCCATCTACGCCAGGACCCCCCGGGCCGCCGGGGTCACCGTCCGCGGCTCCGACCGCCTGGGCCGGCCGGTCCAGGTCAAGGCCCGCGGCCTGCTGGCGCGCTGTTTCCAGCACGAGACCGACCACCTCGACGGGATGCTCTACGTCGACCGTCTCGCCAAGGACGCCGCCAGGAAGGTCCTCCTGCAGGCCCCCTGA
- a CDS encoding ribose-5-phosphate isomerase yields the protein MRVYIGADHAGYELKNHLVSWLKEHGHEVTDCGPSVYDPEDDYPPFVLRAAEGVAEDPGSLGVVIGGSGNGEQIAANKVRGIRAALAWSEETAELAREHNNANVVSVGARMHTEEEATRFVEIFLGTAYSGAERHNRRIAQLTSYETIGQLPPLP from the coding sequence GTGCGCGTCTACATCGGTGCCGACCATGCCGGCTATGAGCTCAAGAACCACCTCGTCTCCTGGCTGAAGGAGCACGGCCACGAGGTCACGGACTGTGGCCCGTCCGTCTACGACCCGGAGGACGACTACCCGCCGTTCGTGCTGCGCGCGGCCGAGGGCGTCGCCGAGGACCCAGGCAGCCTGGGAGTCGTCATCGGCGGTTCGGGCAACGGCGAGCAGATCGCGGCCAACAAGGTGCGCGGCATCCGCGCCGCCCTGGCCTGGAGCGAGGAGACAGCAGAGCTCGCCCGCGAGCACAACAACGCCAACGTGGTCAGCGTCGGCGCGCGGATGCACACGGAGGAGGAGGCGACCCGGTTCGTCGAGATCTTCCTCGGCACCGCCTACTCGGGCGCCGAGCGGCACAACCGCCGGATCGCGCAGCTCACCTCGTACGAGACCATCGGCCAGCTCCCGCCGCTGCCGTAG